One window of Leptospira yasudae genomic DNA carries:
- a CDS encoding porin OmpL1, with amino-acid sequence MFRKLLTVVFVVSLTLLSLNSISAKSYVFGSLGLQFDLAQMGGTITKDGLDSANYYDVASGGTGGNANAGVAPRRAVIPENRLQTLENTTAGLINVKANGAMSGLVFSAGYEKEFGKFYFARIAANYTRKYFGGDTEAKALGFKFYDITWDYNAIQIPINVGIKVSVSEDNAIYIGGGVHYFKGGWSLAGSNLSNIVHDIATPISPTIGNLVSDGINPTAAWEDVRFSVSGVAPNWIVGAQSRLTEKGFIYLEAETFYSYKLGTGHTQSAGGILGLSPSPSYPVVLGGTQYRVGYKHEL; translated from the coding sequence ATGTTTCGAAAATTACTTACAGTTGTATTTGTTGTCTCTTTAACGTTGCTTTCGCTGAATTCAATCAGCGCAAAGTCGTATGTATTCGGAAGTCTCGGTCTTCAGTTCGATCTTGCTCAAATGGGTGGAACGATTACGAAAGACGGTTTAGATTCGGCGAATTATTACGACGTCGCTTCGGGTGGAACGGGTGGAAATGCGAATGCGGGAGTCGCACCCAGAAGAGCTGTAATTCCCGAAAATCGTCTGCAAACCTTGGAGAATACAACGGCGGGATTGATCAACGTGAAAGCGAATGGCGCTATGTCCGGTCTTGTTTTTTCGGCAGGTTATGAGAAGGAATTCGGGAAATTCTATTTTGCAAGAATCGCGGCAAATTATACGAGAAAATATTTTGGAGGTGACACCGAAGCGAAAGCGTTAGGATTCAAATTTTATGATATTACGTGGGATTATAACGCAATTCAAATCCCGATCAACGTAGGAATCAAGGTTTCCGTTTCCGAGGACAACGCGATCTATATAGGGGGCGGTGTCCATTACTTCAAAGGAGGTTGGAGTCTGGCTGGATCGAATCTATCCAATATTGTCCATGATATTGCGACTCCGATCAGTCCGACGATTGGAAACTTGGTGTCCGACGGAATCAACCCAACCGCAGCTTGGGAAGACGTTCGATTCAGTGTGTCCGGTGTTGCTCCAAACTGGATTGTAGGAGCTCAATCCAGACTTACCGAGAAGGGATTTATCTACTTAGAGGCGGAAACGTTTTATTCTTATAAGTTAGGTACGGGTCATACTCAATCTGCAGGGGGAATTCTCGGATTATCGCCTTCACCATCCTATCCAGTCGTTTTGGGCGGAACACAATACCGAGTCGGCTATAAACACGAACTCTAA
- the ilvC gene encoding ketol-acid reductoisomerase: MANIYYDADCDLNSLKGKTIAVIGYGSQGHAQAQNMKDSGLKVIIGLKEGSKSVQDAKNAGFEVYSVAEASQKADIIQILAPDTIQADLYKKDIEPNLKKGDALVFSHGFNIHYDFIQPPKDVDVYMVAPKGPGHLVRRVYTEGGGVPCLIAIYQDSTGEAKKRALAHAAGVGGGRAGILETSFREETETDLFGEQVVLCGGLSNLIMAGFETLTEAGYDPEIAYFECLHEVKLITDLIYEGGLARMRFSISDTAEYGDYVSGPRVIDAGVKQRMKEVLNDIQKDKGAKFATNWMAETKAGYPNFKNMREKNAAHPIESVGKKLRSMMKWLSK; the protein is encoded by the coding sequence AACATGAAGGATTCCGGACTCAAAGTTATTATCGGTTTGAAAGAAGGATCCAAATCAGTTCAAGACGCTAAGAATGCGGGTTTCGAAGTGTACAGCGTCGCTGAAGCTTCTCAAAAAGCAGACATCATTCAAATTCTTGCACCCGATACGATTCAAGCCGATCTTTATAAAAAAGACATCGAACCGAATTTGAAAAAAGGCGACGCTCTCGTTTTTTCTCACGGGTTTAACATTCATTACGATTTTATCCAACCTCCGAAAGACGTGGACGTATATATGGTCGCTCCGAAAGGACCGGGCCATTTGGTTCGCCGAGTTTATACGGAAGGCGGCGGGGTTCCTTGCTTGATCGCGATTTATCAGGATTCAACCGGCGAAGCAAAGAAAAGAGCGCTTGCGCACGCTGCCGGAGTAGGCGGAGGACGCGCTGGAATTCTGGAAACTTCTTTCCGCGAAGAAACGGAAACCGACCTTTTCGGAGAACAAGTCGTTCTTTGCGGCGGTCTTTCCAACTTGATTATGGCGGGTTTTGAAACCCTGACCGAAGCAGGATACGATCCTGAAATCGCTTACTTCGAGTGTCTTCACGAAGTGAAACTCATCACCGATTTGATCTATGAAGGCGGATTAGCGAGAATGAGATTCTCCATTTCCGACACTGCGGAATACGGCGACTACGTTAGCGGTCCTCGCGTGATCGATGCAGGCGTTAAACAAAGAATGAAAGAAGTTCTGAACGATATTCAAAAAGATAAGGGAGCAAAATTTGCAACCAACTGGATGGCCGAAACAAAAGCGGGATATCCAAACTTTAAGAATATGAGAGAAAAGAATGCGGCTCACCCGATCGAATCGGTCGGTAAAAAACTGAGAAGCATGATGAAGTGGTTGTCTAAGTAA